The Styela clava chromosome 11, kaStyClav1.hap1.2, whole genome shotgun sequence genome includes the window GGACCCATGATTACCAAAGTACGAAGCACTTCAGACAAATATGAGCAAATTAATAATCCAAATTGTTTCCGTTCGGTGGAATAAACGTAAAATTTTATTAGATCTGTCGTAATCAGCAAATTTGATAATGACGAAAAGCTGAAGTTATTTGTCACAAATTTGGTTGTTATCAATAATACCAAGCAAACAATAATTAATAATCTTTATGTTAGCATTTCTGTTTACTGCGGCAACCAGAGCAAGTAGGATGGAATATAAAACTTCAATCCCAAACCCAGGTCTGCATTAAGTGGAAAGTTATGTGTAagaatgaatatatattctcAGTCGTCATCTGGTTGGCCATCACCGGTGAGGCCTTTTTTCGAACAATCAACTAAATAAAACCGTTTAATTTAGAAAGATCTCCAATCAGTTCGAACCCCTGCGAAGCTTAACCGAACCATATTCAAGAAATACCGAATCTACCGAtgactttgtgtaaaatttatACTCGTCAAATCTGATTAAATTGACCTATTTTTGCAATTGTCACAAATTTGCTGATAGGCTGAAATTACTAGAATTTTATTGTATCCAAGTTTATTGGAGTGTGTAATATTTAAagccagaaaaaaaaacattttggaaattgaaaatttgtttatcaCTACTTTTTGCACTTTAAACCCAAGCGCATTGCGTGCATAATAGGAATGAAACTTTGACGTACTGAAAATATTACCTTAACGGAAATGACGAGATACAACGCGTATTTCTTCCGCGTTCTGAAAGTGACGCATACTCGATTTACGTTGCATCTCATACACGTTCTCAGCCGTGACTTTGAAAACCGAAAACTAACATTAATTGCGTGATTGAATAATACAGGGTCAATGCACGATAACGGAAACTTggaaaaatgatttatttatggaggaatattattattaaagatggACGTAAAATGAATTGTCTGGTTGGACATTAGTCTACAAGTCAAATGGGCACATAACAATATTGTACACCGTTGAAAGTTTTTTATGATGGAAAAATGCAGTAATTTCattgacattttaaaaattccacATACTAAAAACTTTAAGTTAGTATTCTCGAGTTTGCGTCACATAGAAATCCTACTATTCCTAAATCTTAATCTATATTGATTCGGTGCAGTAGGTCATGCCTTCGATTTGAGATCAGAGTATATCATCCTATTGTTACAATTTACAGCACAggtatttttttgcaaaaacgcTGAAATGATGCATTTTTAATGATATAATTAAGCCATAACGTTGAAGCGTTGTCGAAACCCAGTGCCGTGACATGAGACTCGAGTACACCGGCAGACTCCTTCCGGTTcacatttgtaaataaaatctgTATAACGTGATCATTTTCTTCCATATAAAAGCGAGAAATTGAAGTAGGAGTCTCCCTACGCCGCTTGTAATACCGAGTTGGATAATTCAACCGAACTGGTGACTATCTTCCAACACAAAAATTAAATGCTGCTATGTAAAATTATATGAGAATAACGTAAGAGTCGAAACAGTTTAAATtgataaattgaacaaaattaaaattgagtgTGTCTCGTGCATAAAATATCGGAAAAAATGAAGCGACCGACACATAAAGAATTTTCTTACAAAATTGCATCAAAATGGTATTAGAAACATTATCAGCTTCGATACAACATATACATTTGTTGTGATATCTGTCTAAAACTCAATTGTTTTAGATAACTTAACATTTGCAAGAACTTGAAGcatattttatttcactttgacattcataATGAAATGAACAATGATACAAGGCAGTGcttcataaaatatttaaaaccaaGATCATGGTCTTGCTTCATGACCTAAACACAACATACCGTGTAAGAGCGTGTAACCGCAACTTAAATGAGAATAATATAACAACCTCATCACCGAGAAGATGGTTTTATCAGGGATGGTCGGCGTATCGCAATGACACTCCTGCATATTTCAAACGCGGTAAAGTTTCAGATACAAATGAAGCGACCTGGTTTATAAATGTCACTTGCGCCGCTACGGTACACGCCGTAATTAACCTTCAGAGATAGGACTTGTTTGCGGCTTTATTCTTTTACTTTAGTTTGCAGCAAAAAAAGTAAAAGAGTCATGCGAAGCGGAGAAATATGATAACTTCTCAAAAATGCAACATGAATATGAATTGACGGTCAGCCACTAATCGTATATGTTTATCAATGTTGATTTCAAGGCATAATTTAACACAAGAATGTAAAAAAGATAAACATGAAATATACAGTAATCATTTATGTTGAATAATGGATACCTTAAATAATTAGTAAACACGAAAGTCATAAATGAGAAAAAGTTTACggtttttcatttctttctttccCATTTAATCGTTGTATTTTCCAATTTCGTGTTGaagtaatttttttctaattttgaagTCAGGTATGTTTATACTTACTGATTGATAATTActgttttttcttttctttcagCATTCAAGGCGGGAGTGGTGATCCTTTCAGTTCTCAATACTGCCCTCGTGACCTTTGCTCTTTACAAAAGAACAACAAGTATGGGAAGGCACCACGAAGACTTCAAACACATGAGTGCAACTTTTTCACCAGATGGACACTCATTTCTTCCAGCTTTCGATACAATGATGAGAGTTCTTTCAATCGGATCTCCAGCAGCTACAAATGGCTTTAATAAGAATATGGGACGGGTGAGATTCTATCTTAATATCTTTTAGTGGTGAATCTGTGTTTGTTTCATAAGACAGGTGATACTTGGCTACCGGAAAACGCTGAAGTACATCATTTATTTATCAACTGCTTatcatttattaatattcaggaaataaatttaaatattagtatattaatatatttcacGTCTCCAGCATCCTAGTCAGATGAGAAACGGAGATTCTCCTCTCCGGAGAGTCTCTACGGCATCACGATTCTCAAATTCTTCGCCACAAcgatcctcattttccaaagatCCTGATGCAGTGTTTTTCGAAAAAATCCCAGGTCAGTGTTGGAGACACAACGCAGTTTTGTAAATCATTCTGAATAGTCAATATGCATACGTACTCAATAAAATTAGGTTgaatacaatatatttatttaaatttttttaatttttaaaaaaggaaGGCTTGGGAATATCGATCATTTTTCCTGTGATCGTGTGCGTATCGAGCAAAAATTGTGATAGTTCAAAACTTTAAAGGACATAGCCAAAATCAAGCATAAGACCACTTTTTCTTAAATATGTATTTATTGCAAtacatttaattaaaaatggTTGATGGGATTATCACGTTAACTTCATACCAAATCTACGATAATGGGGTAAACTTACATCTGTTACGCAGATATCTCCATTTGAActtttaataattaatattctATGAAGCGACTGTTTACATTATTGACGCAATCTATCACAGACGAGCCTGGATCTTGTACTCGGAAGCCACAAATTGTAAGAGGAGCATCAGATAATGCCGGTAAAGGAAAGCAACGAAGTGTCCAGTCCAAAAAACGGAGTTCGAGCATGGGACGTCTCATGAATACAGGCAGACGGATGTCTCAAGTCTTACGGTCAAGAAGCACTTCCGGAACCCAATCCTACGTCGGTCGCCACAGCTACTCTGTGATGAGCAAGTGTGCCACCGGGTTTTCTTTGTTTCTCGTGTGGACAGCATTTGTATTGACTTGTGTACTGCCCTTGGCATTCAGGAGATCAGAGTAAGTCAGCTAAGTCAATGCAAACTAAGCAAAAAGCTCATTAACTTGATGCAAAAAAATGTACTTTAATATTAATGCCTTAAGTTTGATAGATTATTACTTCAAAAAAGACAGACTTCGGATAAATCAATTGAAATTACATACAGAATCGTTATAAAATTGAGGCTGTGTATAGTTGAATATTACTATACTGTTTTTATTAAATCTGCAGGAACCTAGTTTTCACCTGTCCGATGACGTGTTTGCCAGTACAGATTACGCAGATGATACCAATTGTACAGAATCAGCTGATAACAGAAAGTATGTAAATGTATATAGATCACGGAATATCTGATAACCCATAGAAAaccaaatataatttgaatcgATTTTAAACAAAATAGGCCATATGTAACAATCGTATTATACTTCTGATATTTATTACAGTTTGGctatatattgtaaaatttccCATTTGcaattttcggcgctccagcagtgtgtgtactaatatgaaggtaactaattttgttcgcctactttacatcaagttgtgtaaagggacggaagcctatgggcagggggtatattcacttggctaacacagacagtcccgaactcgtaatcgaactaaaatagggaaattcggaataaaattatgacttaaccctaacttggtacacatactacgggagtacccaattttcttaaaataactacgttattcaataataatttattcTACGGGATAAACTAGTTGACAGGTACAACTTATAATGACGTCAATTAGGTTCCAGATCATGCCTGTTACCCAGTCCACGATGTATGATGTGCCGAAAAGTGGCCATTTTCATTCCATCAAATATACAAACTAATAACTATATATACTGCTTCCCTTATTTTACTAATAGCATACAAAAATAACACTACACTATCCGTTTATTTCAGGCAACATCCATGCAACAACTGTGACGCCCGCATTGACGAGTTCATCGAAAGATCTTAATGTATGCATTTAATTAAATTAGAATATTATGGTGTTCGTTTCTTAAATCTTAAATTATCTCTGCAGTCATTGGTTGTgctacaaaattaattttattctatttcatGTTCTGAAAACTTTACAAGTCAAAGATTAATAAAATAGGACGAAACTGTTTTTAATAAAGCTGAGATTACACTTTCCTCCCAAAATTAGCAAAACTAAAATTATTCATTTGTCTTTGTACAGGATACTAGTAACATAACCAGagtggaaaatattttcaagcgtCTCAAAAAGCCAAAAAGTCTAGCAGGtaaaaactttttaaatataTGATCTATGTTTACATAAATGATATCaagaaactcaaaaatattcaaagtataTGCTAATTAAATTTACTAAATCGTATATAACCATGAACTAaacaagagaacaatgctcaaatatatggacacgttaaccagagcaAAGCAAtccttacctttgacgctaccggcaCCCTCGAAAAATTTTCGAGTTTCGCGTAgcaataatttacagaatcaaacggGACAGCCTGTGTTCTcgtggataaaataatacatcaaTATTTTGGAAGAAGTATCAGATTTCACACAAAAtttagaaacaaataaaagtaatagcattctggcaaaaaaatcaatctttaaccactgaaaatttcaaagcaattgtttcagtattcaaagagaaaaacgatttttttaatgataatgatgacaaataacaataacataatattgaaaccatcgttatgtccactaacgtgtccaataagaattgtaaatttttaacatttttagtccactgattgattgattacatTGAGTATCCAATCCGTCTTTCTATTGGCAGATCAAGGGCTGGTTAACTCTTCAAGTAATAAAAGTGTCGTGAGTGGCAATGATGATATGTCTATTGGAGACTGTTCGCCTCCTGGTTTCAGTAAAATACCGAGCAGCTTTGAAGATCAATTTGAATCTAGAGGCATTGCGTCCGCAGGAATTGTTTCTAAATCGAAAACAAACGAAGAAATATCCAATCCAACCCAACCGTCAACGACATACACTTTCATCTCTCGATGTTCGTTGTGCTCCACTGCGTTTTTTCCTTTGAGCAAAAGTCACATGGTGTACGTTGCTTCTGTTACTTTTATCACTTGGTGTTGGCTTATTGTTAGTGCTTCTCGTCTGTTGCACCTTCGAAAGCATTCTTCCAATGTCTTTGTGAGATGTAGTGCACTGTGGCGCTTCATGTTCATGACAGCTTTGTTCTTTTTCGTTACTATGGCGCCTTATGTGGCGTGGATTATCTTGGACTATGTAACGGCATCTTCAGCTGATATGTCACCTCTATGGAATAGTGGCCAACAATCGTTACAAATTAAGGATAGTGATTACAATGACGAAGATATACGTTCAAACGTAATACAAAAGACAGTTTTCGGGAGCACTACGGAGTTTTGGTATGCTAAGGACGACATTGCTTACTTATACCCATTGTATGGAGTAGGGTCAACTTGCTTGGTGTTGGTGAATTTTGCGTTTGCTCCAACTATGTATTTAGTACGATTACTTGGTTTTCGACGAATAATGTCCGCGCTGTGAATGAATTAAATTGATACTAGTTTGACATTCTTCCTAGAAGTCAACtcaattaaattattcaaaagaCATCGGCGATATTTGGCCTGTGCCACGAGAAAAAGAAATTGGTACACTGTGACGAATAGACCAAATTTATGAATAGGTTCGAAAGGGTCTCTTCTAAATGCACAATGCTATTTATCGAACTATGTATATAAAACTAAGCGTGAATACATAAGACCCTATAACAATGAACAAAGGTGTGTAAAAGATAACCAAAGATGAAATTGATATGACTACGGAGTGAGGGAATAAATTATATTCTGAATTACCTTGAATATATTTAGAATAGATATGGAATTTATTCCAGGATAAGTTAGTTGAAACAATAGTATTTGGAGCTGTAAATTGAGTTTTGTAAGACGTCTGTAAAATACATTCAACTTCTAGAGTCAAGACAAGTGTTACGACTCTTATATTTTTCGGCAGCATCAACATGTTCCTTCGCACGTTTACATCTTACTGAGTTTAAAGTGttcaatcttttttgttttatgtattattgtttttgtttttatcaccaaataaaattattcaataagCGTTCGTCTCTATTATAGTCTGTAAAATATACCAAAACATTTATCATCTGGATTTCATTAGAGAATCGAAAATATGATAGTTTAAGATCCCTCGGTCAATTAGCTATAACCTGTTGCGAAATATTCAGCAAGTGATAATATCGaatcggtaaaaaaaaaaaaaaaaaaattttccaccAGAAACGATAACATGGAGTGATTCTACTATCTCTGTCGTCTGCTTGTTACATAGCTGTTGGATCCAAATGATTGCATTTCCAGTGGCACTGAACGGCTCGGATATACACAAATCAGTGCAGATAGATATATTCATTAGTTTGTCaacctaaataaataaatgaaagaatacttACGATAAATAGACACTGTTGTTGGTTGGTAAAGACTGGAGGAAGCGATACGGTCACCCAGCTCCCCCTATATTCACTGATATGCATATGATTCGCAGTTATTGGGTGACTATATATGCAAAGGCTAATTATTAGAGTATCATACATTCatattacataaaaaataaacaagcgCAATTACGAGAGATCAAGGATTCTAGCTAGACCTCAGGTTTGCCCCCATGGTCAACCTTATATATGCATTTTAGAGAAAACTATACACATTTAGGGTAAATTACATGGAGATTTAGATTTGAAGTTACTCAGGTTAATGTtatatgaatatgaaaaacaaaaaaaaaattttgcagctaTGTCGCAATGTTTATTATACCCAACGAGTGAGTGTTTTTAGATAATGATTCAAATTGCACAAGTGAAATCAGGCAAACTACAATATTATTCTATATGAAAGGGaatattcatttcattatgAAGGAAAGAGAGGATTAAAATATTGCTTTGCAAAGATAACAATTTATTGTATGAAAGGCAATTATAGCACAATATAAATAGAAGATTCAATTTTAACAGTGATTACTAAATGGAATTTCTCATTTTATAAGTAGGAAGTTTGTTGTTggtaaataattaatatatggaaatatatacagggtgttaataaagtaacgcaaaattaacagaagttaagatAAAATGCAACTTATaacatttaacgactgacaccttttaacagtattgaattacggtgaaatgtcatttgaacatttcacgactgacgctttttaacagttacttttttaacgTTGCCATGACGAAAAACTTTACCATGATTGTTGCTTGATATTTTAACACACTGTACATATAGAgagtattcaaaataaatatattcaatcaaCGAATGATGAAAATGGGACTCTCAACTGGCAGCACGTGGCCTATTTGTTTGAGTAGTTTTGGCGGGTGTGACTGCAAGCCACCGATGTATATAATCAGATAGTGTATGGCTGCCAGCAAATTACCACGGACGTGAATTATTTTCCTTGTCCATGGAATGAACGCCTGATATCACAAGTATTGGTCAGCTAAGAACGCTTTTTTGTTATGTTCCTTTGATTTTCTTATTTGAAAGGGAGGATATGAAAAATAATCAATGAGCATTTAATGTAAATCGTAATTTTGTGGAAATTATTTGCAGAACTATTAAGATACTCTTTTTGTtactgtgatgtcataattattACAACAATATATTATAGGTTAGTACCTACATTGTATGGTGATTAAAAACTTTCATAAACGAAGTAGGGATGCATATtggatattttttgtttttattgggCTTCACAGTAAGGCGATATTTCTCCATTTTAAGTTACTATGGCGGGAGATTTATTAAAAGTGTTTTTATTGCAACAGTGGACGTATACTGCGAATGCACAACCAAGTATATCTATCTCAGGTATGCGTGAAGTTAAATAGTAAGttctaggcttgcacgtaattgacaaaaatcaattccgtaattacggcaaaatcaattacgtaatgaccccgtaattgcgatatttttccacgcatttaaacctatcataacaaccaattgaatccacttcttttccgaatgggacattgaagttgggttttcatattcttggcagtactacacgccggcggcagatgttaaatacaaatatcaaggagtgaattcaaattaattttattctgatttttatcttttgtgttagctttggttttcctttatcaccttcgcaaataaaccgtcccatttttatgcgatcaattttattttatcattaccgacactggtatacggatatttatgaaaacgatagttttttaaaaccaccttagtactgaataaaaattacgggtttctaatttattaaccaacgaggagcgtattctctcgtttgattatacttgcgatttcctcgctacgaagacttgtttttgcagcgtcttctgcattatccggcattactgccttgttagcattttataa containing:
- the LOC120347317 gene encoding uncharacterized protein LOC120347317 → MMNVPSDSSRTCYGVRSFNIPQTANIVIGLLSALVIIFNSLAMISVLKNYRRLRQRIYVFVISLAATDILAGIIFLSDAMNSLFIQKHQQTNDQNDDGTWYHQSIDNNQNYIRLRPTNDSILSQELLETFKAGVVILSVLNTALVTFALYKRTTSMGRHHEDFKHMSATFSPDGHSFLPAFDTMMRVLSIGSPAATNGFNKNMGRHPSQMRNGDSPLRRVSTASRFSNSSPQRSSFSKDPDAVFFEKIPDEPGSCTRKPQIVRGASDNAGKGKQRSVQSKKRSSSMGRLMNTGRRMSQVLRSRSTSGTQSYVGRHSYSVMSKCATGFSLFLVWTAFVLTCVLPLAFRRSENLVFTCPMTCLPVQITQMIPIVQNQLITESNIHATTVTPALTSSSKDLNDTSNITRVENIFKRLKKPKSLADQGLVNSSSNKSVVSGNDDMSIGDCSPPGFSKIPSSFEDQFESRGIASAGIVSKSKTNEEISNPTQPSTTYTFISRCSLCSTAFFPLSKSHMVYVASVTFITWCWLIVSASRLLHLRKHSSNVFVRCSALWRFMFMTALFFFVTMAPYVAWIILDYVTASSADMSPLWNSGQQSLQIKDSDYNDEDIRSNVIQKTVFGSTTEFWYAKDDIAYLYPLYGVGSTCLVLVNFAFAPTMYLVRLLGFRRIMSAL